The following are from one region of the Quercus robur chromosome 1, dhQueRobu3.1, whole genome shotgun sequence genome:
- the LOC126726647 gene encoding probable LRR receptor-like serine/threonine-protein kinase At1g06840 isoform X4, translating into MAVITINNLNASYYGDLVRRYNYCQVRALRAIKSSLIDPNGNLSNWDQGDPCTSIWTAVFCYNTTLDDGYLHVQQLLLLYRVLLHMNLSGTLSPELGRLSNLKILDFMWNNISGSIPKEIGSITSLELLLLNGNQLTGPLPEELGYLPNLDRIQIDQNQILGPLPKSFANLNKTKHFHMNNNSISGQIPPELSRLPSLVHLLLDNNNLSGYLPEEFFKLPNLQILQLDNNNFNGTTIPANYSKMSKLLKLSLRNCSLQGPIPDFSQIPNLLYLDLSSNQLNGTIPPDRFSENITTILLSHNHLTGAIPSNFSVSGLHDLQRLSIANNLLSGSVPSFIWENRALSGMEKLTVDLQNNKLSNISFTGTAYLPPNVTVWLKGNPLCSNSKLAQFCVSQPKDKNNSQSSTNITSVCLAQACLPPYEYSPTYPVDCFCASPLFVEYRLKSPGFSDFRRYRHTFEKFLTSTLNLFHYQLYIDSFEWEEGPRLGMQLKFFPVYDAENSTHVFNRSEIQRIFDMLTSWKIKNFDIFGPYEIISFSLLGFHKDDGANSPSSGLSKGAVAGLVLGTIAGAVTLSAVVILLIMRMHVGNYHSLPRRHHSSTRSIKIVGLKDFTYREMAVATNNFEKSTQVGEGGYGKVYKGILADGTVVAIKRAQEGSLQGVKEFLTEIEFLSRLHHQNLVSLIGYCDEEGEQMLVYEFMSNGTLRDHLSEVVCNNTAKCKEPLSFTMRLRIALGLAKGILYLHTEANPPIFHRDIKASNILLDSKYMAKVADFGLSRLAPVPDIEGTVSAHVSTVVKGTPGYLDPEYILTRKLTDKSDVYSLGVVFLELLTGKQPISHGKNIVREVNVEYKSGMIFSAIDGRMGSYPPKCVVKFLNLALKCCEEETDARPSMAEVDRELESIWHLMPDSYIRSAGPMVTNAEKVATPLSSSSIVKDSYVSSEISAIELVSGVIPSITPR; encoded by the exons ATGGCTGTGATCACCATCAACAACTTGAATGCTAGTTATTATGGCGACCTGGTCAGGAGATACAACTATTGTCAAG TGAGGGCTTTGAGGGCCATCAAGAGCAGTTTGATAGATCCTAATGGGAATCTGAGTAATTGGGATCAAGGAGATCCATGTACATCAATTTGGACAGCGGTTTTTTGCTACAATACAACATTAGACGATGGATATCTACATGTTCAACAatt gCTGCTTCTCTACAGGGTACTACTGCATATGAATTTGTCTGGAACTTTATCACCAGAGCTTGGCCGcttatcaaatttgaaaatatt GGATTTTATGTGGAACAACATCAGTGGGAGTATACCAAAGGAGATAGGCAGTATTACCTCTTTGGAACTCTT GCTTTTGAATGGAAACCAATTAACAGGTCCCTTACCAGAAGAGCTTGGTTATCTTCCAAACTTGGACAGAATACAAATTGACCAAAACCAAATATTGGGGCCACTACCTAAATCATTTGCAAACTTGAATAAAACGAAGCACTT TCACATGAACAACAATTCGATCAGTGGGCAAATCCCGCCTGAGTTATCCAGATTACCAAGTCTTGTTCACTT GCTTCTCgataataacaacttatcaggATATCTTCCAGAAGAGTTCTTCAAACTGCCAAATTTACAGATACT TCAATTGGATAACAATAACTTCAATGGGACTACAATTCCTGCTAATTATAGCAAAATGTCTAAACTGCTGAAGTT GAGCCTTAGGAACTGTAGTTTGCAAGGACCAATTCCTGATTTTAGCCAAATACCAAACCTCCTTTATCT AGACCTTAGTTCAAATCAGCTAAATGGAACCATACCTCCAGATAGGTTTTCTGAAAATATCACGACTAT TTTGTTATCCCACAACCATCTTACTGGAGCAATTCCCTCCAACTTTTCAGTTTCGGGTCTTCATGATCTTCAAAGACT GTCCATTGCAAACAATTTATTGAGTGGCTCTGTTCCATCCTTCATTTGGGAAAATAGGGCTTTGAGTGGAATGGAGAAACTTACAGT GGATTTGCAGAATAATAAGCtttcaaatatttcatttacGGGCACTGCTTATCTACCTCCAAATGTCACTGTCTG GCTTAAAGGGAATCCCTTATGCTCAAACTCCAAGCTAGCCCAGTTTTGTGTATCTCAACCCAAGGATAAAAATAACAGTCAGAGTTCAACAAATATCACTTCTGTTTGTCTGGCTCAAGCATGCCTACCCCCTTATGAATATTCACCTACATATCCAGTAGATTGTTTCTGTGCTTCTCCTTTGTTTGTTGAATATCGGTTGAAAAGCCCTGGATTCTCAGATTTTCGTCGGTACAGACATACGTTTGAGAAATTCCTGACTTCTACTCTTAACTTGTTTCATTATCAGCTGTACATTGATTCATTTGAATGGGAAGAAGGACCTCGACTGGGAATGCAATTGAAGTTTTTTCCTGTATATGATGCTGAAAACAGCACACATGTCTTTAATAGGAGTGAGATTCAGAGAATCTTTGATATGCTCACATcatggaaaattaaaaattttgacatttttggaCCTTATGAAATTATCAGCTTCTCTCTACTGGGCTTCCATAAAGATG ATGGTGCCAACTCTCCAAGTTCTGGTTTAAGCAAAGGTGCAGTGGCTGGCCTAGTACTGGGAACCATTGCAGGTGCAGTTACATTGTCTGCAGTTGTTATTCTTCTGATAATGAGAATGCATGTGGGGAATTACCATTCACTTCCaagaagacatcatt CATCTACGCGCTCCATAAAAATTGTTGGGTTGAAGGATTTCACTTATAGAGAAATGGCCGTAGCTACAAACAACTTTGAAAAGTCTACACAGGTTGGAGAAGGAGGGTATGGTAAGGTTTATAAAGGCATTCTAGCTGATGGTACAGTTGTGGCCATAAAACGTGCACAAGAGGGATCCTTACAGGGTGTAAAGGAGTTCTTGACAGAGATAGAATTTTTGTCAAGGTTACATCATCAAAACCTTGTGTCTTTGATTGGATATTGCGATGAAGAAGGTGAACAG ATGTTGGTCTATGAGTTTATGTCAAATGGTACTTTAAGGGATCACCTTTCTG AGGTCGTGTGCAATAATACAGCTAAGTGTAAAGAACCTCTGAGTTTTACAATGAGATTGAGAATTGCCCTAGGATTGGCCAAGGGCATCCTCTATCTACATACTGAAGCCAATCCTCCTATATTTCACCGAGATATCAAGGCTAGCAACATATTATTGGACTCCAAGTATATGGCAAAAGTTGCTGATTTTGGACTTTCACGACTTGCACCAGTTCCAGATATTGAAGGGACAGTGTCTGCTCATGTATCCACTGTTGTGAAGGGGACGCCA GGTTACCTTGATCCAGAGTATATCTTGACTCGTAAACTAACAGACAAGAGTGATGTTTATAGCCTTGGTGTTGTATTTCTTGAATTGCTGACTGGGAAGCAGCCAATCTCTCATGGCAAAAACATTGTTAGAGAG GTCAATGTTGAGTATAAATCTGGTATGATCTTTTCGGCCATTGATGGGCGAATGGGATCTTATCCTCCTAAATGTGTGgtgaaatttttaaatttggctCTCAAGTGTTGTGAAGAAGAGACAGATGCTAGACCTTCAATGGCAGAGGTGGATCGAGAACTTGAAAGTATATGGCATCTGATGCCTGATTCCTACATTAGATCAGCAGGTCCTATGGTGACTAATGCTGAAAAGGTTGCGACTCCACTATCATCATCCTCCATAGTGAAGGATTCTTATGTGTCGTCAGAGATATCTGCCATTGAACTTGTTAGTGGAGTCATTCCATCCATTACACCTAGATAA
- the LOC126726647 gene encoding probable LRR receptor-like serine/threonine-protein kinase At1g06840 isoform X10, which translates to MVVSFFASHRSSESDYQPRRRLLLYRVLLHMNLSGTLSPELGRLSNLKILDFMWNNISGSIPKEIGSITSLELLLLNGNQLTGPLPEELGYLPNLDRIQIDQNQILGPLPKSFANLNKTKHFHMNNNSISGQIPPELSRLPSLVHLLLDNNNLSGYLPEEFFKLPNLQILQLDNNNFNGTTIPANYSKMSKLLKLSLRNCSLQGPIPDFSQIPNLLYLDLSSNQLNGTIPPDRFSENITTILLSHNHLTGAIPSNFSVSGLHDLQRLSIANNLLSGSVPSFIWENRALSGMEKLTVDLQNNKLSNISFTGTAYLPPNVTVWLKGNPLCSNSKLAQFCVSQPKDKNNSQSSTNITSVCLAQACLPPYEYSPTYPVDCFCASPLFVEYRLKSPGFSDFRRYRHTFEKFLTSTLNLFHYQLYIDSFEWEEGPRLGMQLKFFPVYDAENSTHVFNRSEIQRIFDMLTSWKIKNFDIFGPYEIISFSLLGFHKDDGANSPSSGLSKGAVAGLVLGTIAGAVTLSAVVILLIMRMHVGNYHSLPRRHHSSTRSIKIVGLKDFTYREMAVATNNFEKSTQVGEGGYGKVYKGILADGTVVAIKRAQEGSLQGVKEFLTEIEFLSRLHHQNLVSLIGYCDEEGEQMLVYEFMSNGTLRDHLSEVVCNNTAKCKEPLSFTMRLRIALGLAKGILYLHTEANPPIFHRDIKASNILLDSKYMAKVADFGLSRLAPVPDIEGTVSAHVSTVVKGTPGYLDPEYILTRKLTDKSDVYSLGVVFLELLTGKQPISHGKNIVREVNVEYKSGMIFSAIDGRMGSYPPKCVVKFLNLALKCCEEETDARPSMAEVDRELESIWHLMPDSYIRSAGPMVTNAEKVATPLSSSSIVKDSYVSSEISAIELVSGVIPSITPR; encoded by the exons ATGGTTGTGTCATTCTTTGCTTCTCATCGGAGCTCAGAATCCGATTACCAACCCCGAAGAAG gCTGCTTCTCTACAGGGTACTACTGCATATGAATTTGTCTGGAACTTTATCACCAGAGCTTGGCCGcttatcaaatttgaaaatatt GGATTTTATGTGGAACAACATCAGTGGGAGTATACCAAAGGAGATAGGCAGTATTACCTCTTTGGAACTCTT GCTTTTGAATGGAAACCAATTAACAGGTCCCTTACCAGAAGAGCTTGGTTATCTTCCAAACTTGGACAGAATACAAATTGACCAAAACCAAATATTGGGGCCACTACCTAAATCATTTGCAAACTTGAATAAAACGAAGCACTT TCACATGAACAACAATTCGATCAGTGGGCAAATCCCGCCTGAGTTATCCAGATTACCAAGTCTTGTTCACTT GCTTCTCgataataacaacttatcaggATATCTTCCAGAAGAGTTCTTCAAACTGCCAAATTTACAGATACT TCAATTGGATAACAATAACTTCAATGGGACTACAATTCCTGCTAATTATAGCAAAATGTCTAAACTGCTGAAGTT GAGCCTTAGGAACTGTAGTTTGCAAGGACCAATTCCTGATTTTAGCCAAATACCAAACCTCCTTTATCT AGACCTTAGTTCAAATCAGCTAAATGGAACCATACCTCCAGATAGGTTTTCTGAAAATATCACGACTAT TTTGTTATCCCACAACCATCTTACTGGAGCAATTCCCTCCAACTTTTCAGTTTCGGGTCTTCATGATCTTCAAAGACT GTCCATTGCAAACAATTTATTGAGTGGCTCTGTTCCATCCTTCATTTGGGAAAATAGGGCTTTGAGTGGAATGGAGAAACTTACAGT GGATTTGCAGAATAATAAGCtttcaaatatttcatttacGGGCACTGCTTATCTACCTCCAAATGTCACTGTCTG GCTTAAAGGGAATCCCTTATGCTCAAACTCCAAGCTAGCCCAGTTTTGTGTATCTCAACCCAAGGATAAAAATAACAGTCAGAGTTCAACAAATATCACTTCTGTTTGTCTGGCTCAAGCATGCCTACCCCCTTATGAATATTCACCTACATATCCAGTAGATTGTTTCTGTGCTTCTCCTTTGTTTGTTGAATATCGGTTGAAAAGCCCTGGATTCTCAGATTTTCGTCGGTACAGACATACGTTTGAGAAATTCCTGACTTCTACTCTTAACTTGTTTCATTATCAGCTGTACATTGATTCATTTGAATGGGAAGAAGGACCTCGACTGGGAATGCAATTGAAGTTTTTTCCTGTATATGATGCTGAAAACAGCACACATGTCTTTAATAGGAGTGAGATTCAGAGAATCTTTGATATGCTCACATcatggaaaattaaaaattttgacatttttggaCCTTATGAAATTATCAGCTTCTCTCTACTGGGCTTCCATAAAGATG ATGGTGCCAACTCTCCAAGTTCTGGTTTAAGCAAAGGTGCAGTGGCTGGCCTAGTACTGGGAACCATTGCAGGTGCAGTTACATTGTCTGCAGTTGTTATTCTTCTGATAATGAGAATGCATGTGGGGAATTACCATTCACTTCCaagaagacatcatt CATCTACGCGCTCCATAAAAATTGTTGGGTTGAAGGATTTCACTTATAGAGAAATGGCCGTAGCTACAAACAACTTTGAAAAGTCTACACAGGTTGGAGAAGGAGGGTATGGTAAGGTTTATAAAGGCATTCTAGCTGATGGTACAGTTGTGGCCATAAAACGTGCACAAGAGGGATCCTTACAGGGTGTAAAGGAGTTCTTGACAGAGATAGAATTTTTGTCAAGGTTACATCATCAAAACCTTGTGTCTTTGATTGGATATTGCGATGAAGAAGGTGAACAG ATGTTGGTCTATGAGTTTATGTCAAATGGTACTTTAAGGGATCACCTTTCTG AGGTCGTGTGCAATAATACAGCTAAGTGTAAAGAACCTCTGAGTTTTACAATGAGATTGAGAATTGCCCTAGGATTGGCCAAGGGCATCCTCTATCTACATACTGAAGCCAATCCTCCTATATTTCACCGAGATATCAAGGCTAGCAACATATTATTGGACTCCAAGTATATGGCAAAAGTTGCTGATTTTGGACTTTCACGACTTGCACCAGTTCCAGATATTGAAGGGACAGTGTCTGCTCATGTATCCACTGTTGTGAAGGGGACGCCA GGTTACCTTGATCCAGAGTATATCTTGACTCGTAAACTAACAGACAAGAGTGATGTTTATAGCCTTGGTGTTGTATTTCTTGAATTGCTGACTGGGAAGCAGCCAATCTCTCATGGCAAAAACATTGTTAGAGAG GTCAATGTTGAGTATAAATCTGGTATGATCTTTTCGGCCATTGATGGGCGAATGGGATCTTATCCTCCTAAATGTGTGgtgaaatttttaaatttggctCTCAAGTGTTGTGAAGAAGAGACAGATGCTAGACCTTCAATGGCAGAGGTGGATCGAGAACTTGAAAGTATATGGCATCTGATGCCTGATTCCTACATTAGATCAGCAGGTCCTATGGTGACTAATGCTGAAAAGGTTGCGACTCCACTATCATCATCCTCCATAGTGAAGGATTCTTATGTGTCGTCAGAGATATCTGCCATTGAACTTGTTAGTGGAGTCATTCCATCCATTACACCTAGATAA
- the LOC126726647 gene encoding probable LRR receptor-like serine/threonine-protein kinase At1g06840 isoform X2, with protein sequence MYQSKAWTFGLFIVAWLCHSLLLIGAQNPITNPEEVRALRAIKSSLIDPNGNLSNWDQGDPCTSIWTAVFCYNTTLDDGYLHVQQLVLLHMNLSGTLSPELGRLSNLKILDFMWNNISGSIPKEIGSITSLELLLLNGNQLTGPLPEELGYLPNLDRIQIDQNQILGPLPKSFANLNKTKHFHMNNNSISGQIPPELSRLPSLVHLLLDNNNLSGYLPEEFFKLPNLQILQLDNNNFNGTTIPANYSKMSKLLKLSLRNCSLQGPIPDFSQIPNLLYLDLSSNQLNGTIPPDRFSENITTILLSHNHLTGAIPSNFSVSGLHDLQRLSIANNLLSGSVPSFIWENRALSGMEKLTVDLQNNKLSNISFTGTAYLPPNVTVWLKGNPLCSNSKLAQFCVSQPKDKNNSQSSTNITSVCLAQACLPPYEYSPTYPVDCFCASPLFVEYRLKSPGFSDFRRYRHTFEKFLTSTLNLFHYQLYIDSFEWEEGPRLGMQLKFFPVYDAENSTHVFNRSEIQRIFDMLTSWKIKNFDIFGPYEIISFSLLGFHKDDGANSPSSGLSKGAVAGLVLGTIAGAVTLSAVVILLIMRMHVGNYHSLPRRHHSSTRSIKIVGLKDFTYREMAVATNNFEKSTQVGEGGYGKVYKGILADGTVVAIKRAQEGSLQGVKEFLTEIEFLSRLHHQNLVSLIGYCDEEGEQMLVYEFMSNGTLRDHLSEVVCNNTAKCKEPLSFTMRLRIALGLAKGILYLHTEANPPIFHRDIKASNILLDSKYMAKVADFGLSRLAPVPDIEGTVSAHVSTVVKGTPGYLDPEYILTRKLTDKSDVYSLGVVFLELLTGKQPISHGKNIVREVNVEYKSGMIFSAIDGRMGSYPPKCVVKFLNLALKCCEEETDARPSMAEVDRELESIWHLMPDSYIRSAGPMVTNAEKVATPLSSSSIVKDSYVSSEISAIELVSGVIPSITPR encoded by the exons ATGTATCAGTCAAAAGCTTGGACGTTTGGATTATTTATTGTTGCATGGTTGTGTCATTCTTTGCTTCTCATCGGAGCTCAGAATCCGATTACCAACCCCGAAGAAG TGAGGGCTTTGAGGGCCATCAAGAGCAGTTTGATAGATCCTAATGGGAATCTGAGTAATTGGGATCAAGGAGATCCATGTACATCAATTTGGACAGCGGTTTTTTGCTACAATACAACATTAGACGATGGATATCTACATGTTCAACAatt GGTACTACTGCATATGAATTTGTCTGGAACTTTATCACCAGAGCTTGGCCGcttatcaaatttgaaaatatt GGATTTTATGTGGAACAACATCAGTGGGAGTATACCAAAGGAGATAGGCAGTATTACCTCTTTGGAACTCTT GCTTTTGAATGGAAACCAATTAACAGGTCCCTTACCAGAAGAGCTTGGTTATCTTCCAAACTTGGACAGAATACAAATTGACCAAAACCAAATATTGGGGCCACTACCTAAATCATTTGCAAACTTGAATAAAACGAAGCACTT TCACATGAACAACAATTCGATCAGTGGGCAAATCCCGCCTGAGTTATCCAGATTACCAAGTCTTGTTCACTT GCTTCTCgataataacaacttatcaggATATCTTCCAGAAGAGTTCTTCAAACTGCCAAATTTACAGATACT TCAATTGGATAACAATAACTTCAATGGGACTACAATTCCTGCTAATTATAGCAAAATGTCTAAACTGCTGAAGTT GAGCCTTAGGAACTGTAGTTTGCAAGGACCAATTCCTGATTTTAGCCAAATACCAAACCTCCTTTATCT AGACCTTAGTTCAAATCAGCTAAATGGAACCATACCTCCAGATAGGTTTTCTGAAAATATCACGACTAT TTTGTTATCCCACAACCATCTTACTGGAGCAATTCCCTCCAACTTTTCAGTTTCGGGTCTTCATGATCTTCAAAGACT GTCCATTGCAAACAATTTATTGAGTGGCTCTGTTCCATCCTTCATTTGGGAAAATAGGGCTTTGAGTGGAATGGAGAAACTTACAGT GGATTTGCAGAATAATAAGCtttcaaatatttcatttacGGGCACTGCTTATCTACCTCCAAATGTCACTGTCTG GCTTAAAGGGAATCCCTTATGCTCAAACTCCAAGCTAGCCCAGTTTTGTGTATCTCAACCCAAGGATAAAAATAACAGTCAGAGTTCAACAAATATCACTTCTGTTTGTCTGGCTCAAGCATGCCTACCCCCTTATGAATATTCACCTACATATCCAGTAGATTGTTTCTGTGCTTCTCCTTTGTTTGTTGAATATCGGTTGAAAAGCCCTGGATTCTCAGATTTTCGTCGGTACAGACATACGTTTGAGAAATTCCTGACTTCTACTCTTAACTTGTTTCATTATCAGCTGTACATTGATTCATTTGAATGGGAAGAAGGACCTCGACTGGGAATGCAATTGAAGTTTTTTCCTGTATATGATGCTGAAAACAGCACACATGTCTTTAATAGGAGTGAGATTCAGAGAATCTTTGATATGCTCACATcatggaaaattaaaaattttgacatttttggaCCTTATGAAATTATCAGCTTCTCTCTACTGGGCTTCCATAAAGATG ATGGTGCCAACTCTCCAAGTTCTGGTTTAAGCAAAGGTGCAGTGGCTGGCCTAGTACTGGGAACCATTGCAGGTGCAGTTACATTGTCTGCAGTTGTTATTCTTCTGATAATGAGAATGCATGTGGGGAATTACCATTCACTTCCaagaagacatcatt CATCTACGCGCTCCATAAAAATTGTTGGGTTGAAGGATTTCACTTATAGAGAAATGGCCGTAGCTACAAACAACTTTGAAAAGTCTACACAGGTTGGAGAAGGAGGGTATGGTAAGGTTTATAAAGGCATTCTAGCTGATGGTACAGTTGTGGCCATAAAACGTGCACAAGAGGGATCCTTACAGGGTGTAAAGGAGTTCTTGACAGAGATAGAATTTTTGTCAAGGTTACATCATCAAAACCTTGTGTCTTTGATTGGATATTGCGATGAAGAAGGTGAACAG ATGTTGGTCTATGAGTTTATGTCAAATGGTACTTTAAGGGATCACCTTTCTG AGGTCGTGTGCAATAATACAGCTAAGTGTAAAGAACCTCTGAGTTTTACAATGAGATTGAGAATTGCCCTAGGATTGGCCAAGGGCATCCTCTATCTACATACTGAAGCCAATCCTCCTATATTTCACCGAGATATCAAGGCTAGCAACATATTATTGGACTCCAAGTATATGGCAAAAGTTGCTGATTTTGGACTTTCACGACTTGCACCAGTTCCAGATATTGAAGGGACAGTGTCTGCTCATGTATCCACTGTTGTGAAGGGGACGCCA GGTTACCTTGATCCAGAGTATATCTTGACTCGTAAACTAACAGACAAGAGTGATGTTTATAGCCTTGGTGTTGTATTTCTTGAATTGCTGACTGGGAAGCAGCCAATCTCTCATGGCAAAAACATTGTTAGAGAG GTCAATGTTGAGTATAAATCTGGTATGATCTTTTCGGCCATTGATGGGCGAATGGGATCTTATCCTCCTAAATGTGTGgtgaaatttttaaatttggctCTCAAGTGTTGTGAAGAAGAGACAGATGCTAGACCTTCAATGGCAGAGGTGGATCGAGAACTTGAAAGTATATGGCATCTGATGCCTGATTCCTACATTAGATCAGCAGGTCCTATGGTGACTAATGCTGAAAAGGTTGCGACTCCACTATCATCATCCTCCATAGTGAAGGATTCTTATGTGTCGTCAGAGATATCTGCCATTGAACTTGTTAGTGGAGTCATTCCATCCATTACACCTAGATAA